A region of the Desulfobulbaceae bacterium genome:
GATAGGTACCATTAGCAAGACCAGTAATTGTTTTAGACGTATCTGGGGCAAAAACAGTGGCCTTCTTTGGGGCACTTGCACAATCCGTATAAAAGACACCATAGTTATCAGCTGCGCCAACAGCACTCCATGTTACCGTTATCTGTCCAGTTCCTGCAGTTACCTGAACATTTGCAGGGGCAGCTGGTGCTCCTGCTGCCGGGGGACTATCAACAGGCCATGAAGCGCATTGTGTAGCAGCAGACACAGTCCCGCTGTAAATCATCCCCATCATCACACTGGCACACAGTACTGCAGAAATTTTCTTTCTCATCGTTTCCTCCATTGATATTATTTCGTTATCGATATTGATCGGCAAGGCTGACACCGTCAGTCGTTATTGATCGCCTTTCTTTGTTCAGTCCCCTGATTTCACCAGCGCTCAGCGATTTTCGATTCATCTCCTCTGCGGCTCCCGCCCCAGCTGACACCATCCGCACCGCGTGCGCAACAAAAAGATGTTGCACACCCTTGTTGCTACCTGTTGCGCTTGCGGAGCAATAATACTCCGGCGGCGACACAAACTACTGCCACGGCAAGCAGTCCTGCTTTGGGCCATTGGGCTTTATCTTTCAGGTCCGTTGATTGAGAGGTTTCGGCTTGGGTCACACCACCATGGTCCGGCGCTGCGCTCTGCACGGCATCGGCAATGGGAGGCGTCTCCTCTGCTGCCAGAACTGCGGTTTCCTGGTTAATTCGTTCATCAAGCTGCTGTAATTCAGGCGGCAAAGAGGCGGGCAATTCACCCGGTGTCGACTGACCTTGGGGTTGATACACTTGTCCCGGCATCGGAGGCATCTCGACCACCGGATCGTTGGCCCCTGCCAGCGCCGGAATCAAACAAAAGAGAAAAGCCAGACCCAGGAACCCAACACCGTGCTGTAACAAAGAGGTGTTTCGGCAAAGGCGGGGGGTATGTATTACGATCATGGTCAAGGGGATGTTTTTTCTGCAATAATCGGATTGGTTAGACATTCTTGGCATGGACAGACCTCACATGGAGCCGATAGCCATACATCACACGGCCTCTTCACTCTTTCTCAATAAACAAGTAAATTATATACTCTACATGAATACCATTAATCCAGCAAAAAAAACCGTAGCGGACAAGATAGTGCCGCGGCCACACTTGCAATCCAAGGTCCCTGTAGGCAGGTGAATGGCTTTAAGCTATTTCTCGATCGATACAAGATTGGGTGAGGCCGTTGTTTGGGCGCTTTTCTCAGTACCCCCTTGAGGGGTATAACCCAACACTCGTGGCCGCATTCCGTGTTGGGTTACGCTCCGCTCACCCAACCTACGATCCGAGCTTGGCCTGTAACTTATTGCTGGGTGACCCGGAAAACCTCTTCGATGGTGGTGATCCCAGCCAAGGCCTTCTGCCCGCCATCATGAAGCAGGGATCTCATCCCCTGAGTCATGGCCCGCTGCTTAATGGCGTTGGCGTCTGCCGTGGTCAAAATCAAGGACTTAAGTTCCTCATCCAGGGTCATCAGCTCATAAATCCCGCATCGTCCCTTGTACCCCGTCTGCAAACAGGCAGGACACCCCTTTTCCCGATAGAGCATGGGAGCAGTCTCCGAATCAATCATGCCAATGCTGTCTAAGACCTGTTGTTCCGGGGTATATGGCTCCTTGCATACCGGACAGAGAACCCGAACCAGGCGCTGAGCAAGGATGGCGTTTACCGCAGAAGAGATCAAAAATGGCTCAATCCCCATATCGTGCAACCTGGTGACAGCGCTGGCGGAATCATTGGTATGAAGTGTCGAAAAAACCAGGTGACCGGTAAGGGCAGACTGGATGGCAATCTTTGCGGTCTCAAGATCCCGGATCTCACCGATCATGATGACATCCGGGTCCTGCCGCACCAGAGAACGCAACCCTTGAGCAAAAGTCAGGCCAGACTTGACATTGACCTGCATCTGACCAATGCCATCAAAGCGGTACTCAACCGGATCTTCAATAGTAAGGATATTAATATCCGGCTTGCTGATCGTGGCCAAGGCAGCATACAGAGTAGTCGTCTTACCGCTGCCGGTCGGGCCGGTCACCAGCACAATCCCATGCGATTGATGAATAAGGGAGTTAAAACGACCAAGCAGGTCCGGGGGCATCCCCAGACTGACAAGCTTCAGCAGCACAGTCGACTTGTCGAGCAGACGGAGCACCACCCGTTCACCAAAGGAGATGGGAATGGTGGAGACCCGCAGATCGACATTCTTATCGGCGATGCGGATTTCAATTCGGCCATCCTGGGGCAGCCGTTTTTCAGCAATATCAAGATTGGCCATGATCTTGATCCGGGAGATAATGGCCGACTGAATATGCTTGGGCGGAGAGAACATATCGTAGAGAATCCCGTCAATGCGATATCTCACCTTAAAATCCCGCTGGAAAGGCTCAAGATGAACATCACTGGCCCCGGAGCGCACCGCCTGAGAAAGCATAAGATTGACAAACTTGACCGTGGGCGCGTCACTGGTATCTTCCAGGAGATCACTTGCCGCCTCGATCTCCGAAAGGATATGTGCGGTATCATCATCGCGCATGTCCCGGATGACCTGATCGGCAGCATCACCCCGATCCTCGTACACCGCATTGATCGCTGAGACAATGACCGCTTTGAGGGCAAGAACGAAGCGGAAATCATGCCAACCCAGAAAACGGACAAGGTCATCCATAGCCTGAAAATTCAACGGATCATTGACGGCAAGTCGACACTCTCCATCCACCCGAAATGGGACCATGGAGTGTTTCTTCAAAAACTGGATCGGAATCTGGCGGCACAGTTCAACCGTATCGGAGGCATCAATGTGCGTCACCACCTCCGCGCCAAACTGTCGTCCCAAGGCGGTGAGCAGCTGTACCTCAGTAATTTGGTTCTGGCTTCTAAGTATCTCACCCAGACGCCCCCCTTTAGTCTGCTGTACGGCACGCGCCGCAGCCAAGGCATCTGCAGAGAGCAAACAGATTTCCTGAAGGATAGGACCGATCCGTTCCATACCGATGCCGTTCAGTTCAATGCTCATTGGCTGCCCGATGACACCACTGCCCCTGGGGCTGATTGCCGATTTGGGTCAGCAGGCAACCGAGCCTCAAGTTTTTCCATATTGCGACGAGCGATTTCCGATAACCTTAGCCCCTGCAGCTCCTGTTCGGTAGAGACACCTGCGGTCTCCCCTCTCCCTTTGGGAATGGCCTGCTCATAACGTTTTGCCGCATCCAGCCACTCGCCCCGGCTCTCATGGATCACCCCCATATTGATCAAGGCAAAAGGGTCCTCCGGGGCCAGCGCCAGGGCATCCTTGATATATTTTTCGGCAGCATAAAAATCTCCGTCCCTGATCGCCCGATACCCACGATCAGTCAATCGCCGGCAGGATCGTCGCTGCTCATCACTCAGGTCGGGGGAACCGGCTCCCTCGTTCGCTGAGTTGTAACGCAAGCCCGGTGTCAAGATCCGCCTATTTGTCAGATCAGTGGAGCCAGTGGCCCCACTCTCCGACAGTCCATCCATGTGCTCTCTTCGCTCCCTGAAGATTTTCTCGGCGTCAGCGGGATTTTCGATAATATACGGAGTGATAAAGATAAAAAGATTAGTCTTGTTACTGATCTGTTTTTTTCCCTTAAACAACCAGCCTACAATCGGCACATCACCCAAGCCGGGCACCTTGCTGATCCCGTTATCGGTGTCTTCACCAATAATACCACCAATAACTATGGTATTTTTATCTCTGACCATCACCGTGGTCTCCGCGGAACGCTTCAAGGTGGTCGGACGATATGTCTCCGACCCGGACTTGAGCTTAATCACCTCCTGAAACAGATTGAGCCGAACCACCCCCTCCTGGTTGATCTGGGGGGTGATCTTCATGGTAACCCCCACGTCGCGATACTCGTAATTATTAAAAACTCGATCGGTCGTCGCCGCGTTGATCGAGGTCTCCTCCGTGGTGAGATAGGGAACATTCTCACCGACCTTGATCTGAGCCTCATGATTATCGGTGGTCAGCAGTTGCGGGGCTGAGATAATTTCAACATCGGAATCACTCTTCAAGGCCTGAAACACTGCCCCGAGACTGAGAAAATTCTTACCATTGATACTGATCTCCCGACCGAGCACCCCGAGACTAAAACCACCGGGCAGCCCCTTGGTGGTGAGTCCGTTCAAGTTGGCGTAATCGGTGAGACTACCAAAACCACCAAAACTCGCCGCCTTGCCATCATTAAAATCAGCCCCGCCCCTAGTCTCCATCCCGATCCGCAGATCCTTGCTAACGTTGACCTCCATGATCAGGGCCTCGATATAGACCATCTTCCGGGGGATATCAAGTTTCTTGATCACATCTTCCAAGACCAAATAATCCGCCTTTTTCGCCGTAATGATCAGAGAGTTAGTCGCCATATCAGCCTGAATCCGGATATCCGAAGACAAGGATGGCTCCCTGGGCGACTCAATCTTGTCACCCTTGGCTGGTGCATCTCCCGGCAGTGAGGTCAACTCCTTAGCCAACTCCTCGGCCTTGGCGTTCTGCAAGTAATAGACATGAATGTCGCCCTCGCCACGAGGCAACTCCTGGTCGAGAGTGGCAACCATCTCCTTCACCATTTCAATATCTTCTTTAGTTGCCAGGACCATGAGGGAGTTGGTGCGTTCATCGGCCATGATACTGACTGGACTCGACGGCCCCTGGGACTTCGGATCTCTGGCAACAGACTGAAACAGCGGACCAAGGACCTTAACCAGATGCCCCGCCGAGGCATGACGAAGGCTCAGCACCTCAAGCCGCTTAGCCAGGCCTGGGGCATCAATAATTTTCACAATATCGAGCAGGCGATTAATATTGGAGAGCACATCAGTTACGATCAAGGTATTGGTAGGCGAATAGGCTACTATAATGCTACTCTTCGAGACCAGGGGCGAAAAGACCCGTTTCAGATCTTCCGGGTCCGCATACTGCAAAGGAACAACCTGAGTGACCATCCGATCATCATGGTCCGCACTCGGTGAAAACCGCGTCTCAACGTCCATAGAATGAGCCTGTACCGCCGGCACGATTTTGATGATATCTCCTGATCGAACAGCAGCAAAACCGTGGACATCCAAGACCGATTCAAACACCTTATAGGCCTCGCCCACACTCACCGGAGTTGGCGACATGATGGTGACATTGCCCTTAACTGCCTTATCGATGATAATATTCTTACCGATCAATTCACTGATAAATTTGATTACCATGGTGATATCGGCATCATGAAAATCCATGGTAATCTTATCCTGGCTCTCCGACTTTGGTTGCTCGGCTTGTGAAGGAACAGCCAGCATCAGCAGCACGATCATGGCAACAAGTGTCCGGAGAACACTCTTAAGTAGCCAGAATAAGGAATAACGGGTCAACACCAACATAGTACAGATCTCCTTGTTTGAGCCGATGGGTTACGCTTTGCTTCACCCATCCTACCAATCACCAATATTTCGTACCACCGTAGGATGGGTGGAGCGTAGCGTAACCCATCACCATCACTCCCCAAAATCACCACCAATATCCCTGCCACCCCAATCTGCGGGATATATTCCCCGTTCAACATAGGCATGAAAGGTCGAGTGCGGCCAATCGACCACCTGTGACACCAACCCGTGTTTCACCGGATTCCAATGGACATAATCAAGGTGCCGCTGCAAATCATCCTGATCTTGAATAGTATGTTCCCAGAATCGCCGCTGCCAGATCCCGCGCTCGCCACGCGCCGCCCTACTGGAAGAGACCCGTTCTCCTGAGGGAAACAAACGTGTGAATCCGGCCTTAATCCGACGCCAACGGCTCGAATAATCCGAGTCACCTTCGGGCAACTGCCATACCGCATGCAGATGATCAGGAAGCAGCGCCAGCGCCAGATTGATGAAAAATGCCCGTTGCTGCTCCTCCCGAAATACCGCCTTGAAGTGTTCGGCGTGCCGGGCCAACAGATCACAACGGCGGTCGGCAATCGCTACAGTGAAGAAGTAGGTCCCACCCGGCACGCGGTTGCGGCGATAGTTGGTCATATGGCATCGGTTTTTTTGAAATGAATAATTGATGGGTTACGCTTTGCTCCACCCATCCTACATCACTGACAATTGGCCTCGTAGGATGGGTGGAGCAAAGCGTAACCCATCACCCCCCAAATCCCATCACCTAATTTGAACACTCACCGTCTCCGGCTTCCCGTTGCGAATAATAGTCAGCGAGACGCTTGGTTGATTCTTCAAGCCCTGATAGATAGCAAAGGCATCTTCGGGAGAGGTCACAGCCTTACCGTCAGCTCCTTGAATAACATCACCGTTTTGCAGTCCGATCTTGTCAAACAGAGATCCGCCGACAATGTGATCCAAGGCAAAACCAGATGCCTCACCATTATCTCCAGTCACCGGCTTAACCTGAACTTGAGACAGAATGCTGCTCATATTTGCCATGGCCCCTTGCAGCTCCTGACGGTTAATCTCAATCCGATTGCCACTACTGCTGTCTCCTCTGATCACTGCGCCCTTTCCTGGATTCACATCCATGGCCAGCACCTCATCACGCCCCTGAACACCCAACACAACTTTGCCCCGCAGGATTTTCCTGATCGTCGCCTGGGCGACGGTGTCGCCCTGACGGTAAACATTCTGCTGCCCTGATGACTTATCGAGGATCACTGCCCACGGCTCAACCCGGTCATCATTCTCTGCTACCGCCACAGTCCCTAACAACTGCAGATTTAAGGAGGTAACAGCCAAAGCGTCGATCTGTTCCTGCTCGGAGAATGAAGCGGACAAACTCCCGGTTTTAAAGAGATCTCGTTGCAGAATCACCCCAAGATCCCGGGTCGGTGATGAAAAAGAAAACTGAGCCGGTAAAACCGAAGCAAGACCGGAAACCAACCCGGACCGAGAAAGAGCAAGTCGTGACTCCACAATCTGCCACCAGAGCCCGGCACACAAATAGGCGACTATCGTCAACGCGACGATATCAATAGTCTTTAGGAGTCGTTGCCAAGGTAAAGGTAGTTGCATATTATTTTAAGCTAAACTGAGGCACAGCAACCAGACCATTCAGCAAAAAGGGGATCTTCCCTTCCTTGCTGCGCTGTTTCACAAAGTCCTGCACCCCGCCAGTGAGGCGCTGATTGACAAAAAATGATGGGAACAGTTCACACCACCCCTCAAGATTCAAACTGCTTTCAGGCAACACAGTGGCGAGACTAACCGTCCCCAACACCTCACCCATAAAATCCTTGCTCCGGAAACTACCCTTGGCAATGGTTAGCTCAGTCCCCTGCAAAACCAGCTCAAACTGAGATTGATCAATATCAACCTGGGTCATACCGAATAACGGCTGGGTCAAACTGACACCGCCGGAGAGCAGGGCCATGGAGATTTCACCTTCTCCCTCTAACCGGTCAGTACGACCTTGATAGCGGAAACTACCACTGACCGTGCCACTCACCTCCCGTCCCAATAGAATCATAGGTCGAGGTCCCGAGGACAGCTTCATGTCCCTATGGTCACCCGTCACAGTAACAACAGCAGCCGACCCTTCCGACAGGCTGACCGATCCTAGAACCTCCCCCTGCAAAAGATTCGCCGTATAGTCAACAACATAACTCCCTGTGAGCAACGACATGAACCGTGGGGTCACCGACAATCGGTCAATCACCACAGCCGGAGGTTCGTGTTCTCTTGACGAAAAGACCTCAATCCCGGTAAAGATTCCTGTAACAGGCAATTGCACCGAGACTGTAGCGACGCGCCAGGCAAATTGAGGCGCCTGTTCATGCAATGCCCTCTCAATCGCCTCTTTCAGGGTAGCTTCAGGCAGACGAAGCCAAACAAAGAATGCTGTTGCCGCCAGAAAATAGAGGCCATAGACCATCGCCTTGACAAATGATCGTGCCGACCAACCCGCTGATGTCTCCACGCTCACTTTCATTTACTGACCGATACGACCTGAACGACAACATCCAGCAATGGCTCGGCTTTACCGTCCTGCTGGATGGAGATCCGCTTGATGCCGACCAACTGTTCCGGCACCTCGATCTTGGCCAGATAGCCAAGCATCTGCTCCAAGGAAATGCCTTCAAGTTTCATCTCAACCAACGACTCCGAAAACTCACTGCCGGCAATAGCCGAAGTCATCGGTTTCATGTATTTAATCTTGTCTGCAACCCCGGCCTCACCCGACTTCTCCTCCAGAAAGGGAAAGAGGGCAAATCCCTTGGGCTGTAGGGCAAGACGCTGTTCGACATTGGACACTGCGTGATTTGCAGTTTGATATTGAGCTTCGAGTTGAAGCATCTGGGGAATAGCCGTCTCTTTGGCAGCAACACCTCTTCGCAACCGCTCCTTGCTCTCCAGAAAAGGAATGACCCCTCCTGAAAGGATCAGCAGCAGAGCCCCGCCCAGGAGCACGGCGATCAGAATCTTCCTGTCTCTGCCCGCAAGCTTGATCTTTTTCATGATCGGTATCGCATAAGTGTTGTTATCATCACAAGGCCTTCTGCATCCGCAATTCAAAGGCGACACTGTTTTGACGGTCAAGGGTCGCGGAACTGATAATCACGTCCTTGAAATTAGCAGAACCCGCCAGCTCCTGCTTTAAGGCGTCGACAGTATTAAAATTATCGGTAACCCCTTTGATCTGAATCGTTTCAGCATCGACGATCAAGGCAACAAACTGCACCTTCCAGGAAAGGGATGTCCGGGCAGAGATTTCAGTCAAGAGGTCAAGAACCGTTACCCCGCTCACATTGATACCGCTACCCTTGGTCTGCTGCACCTCTTTCATCTTGGCCTGCATCTGTAACAGCGGGTCAACTTTAAGCGGCGATGAGGGAAAGACCCGCTGAAAGATCTGTCTCGTCTGCAGATCAAGATCATGATAGCGCCGGGTCAAATCCCGATACGTCAATCCCTGTTGCAGCACCAGAAGCGCAATGATCAGGCTCACCCACACGATACCCTTGCGAAGCTCCTTGGCATAGGGAAGAGTGGACCTCGCAGGCAGATAGTCGCCACTTAAGAAATTAAAGCCATTCTGCCCCTTGACTCCACGCAGGGCCAGAGCCAGCGCGGTATTCATGACCTGCGGACGCCATTGGCTCTCGGCCTCAGGGCGACAACCGACACTCAACTCAGCTGCCAGATCAAGGACGACAACCTCAGCAGAGAACTGATCGGCGATGGTCTCAACCAATTGCCCCTCATCACCCACTACCCCAGTCAGAAAAACCCGTGTCGGGCGAAGATCAAGCCCATTTTCAACTCCACAGGCATGGAGAGTAGTCACTACCCCACGCAGTAAGGCCAGATCGCAGACAGCGGCAGGTCCTCTCTGCGGCAAAGGACGATGCAGCAACACCACTCCCTGATGACAGATGGTAAGAACGCTCTCTTCAATATCCAGCAGTACAATGGTCTCGTGTCCTCGACAGCAGGGGATAATCTGCAATGCCAGGGCATGATTACGAACATCAACGACAAGGAGGTCAAGGCCAGTATCCTGCAGTCTGCCCAGAAAATAATCAAGTACATTGCGGGACGCAACAACCGCCATAATCGTTGATTGATCTGAATCTCGACTGACCGAGCACAGGTCAAACTGAACTTCATCGAGCGGAACAAGCAGTCTCGGCTCAAGCTCGTAAGCAATCACCTGCCGGATCTTGGCGATGCTGCTAAAGGGCATGGTGAGTGAGTGAAAGGAGATATCACGCGCCGACA
Encoded here:
- the gspE gene encoding type II secretion system protein GspE, with translation MERIGPILQEICLLSADALAAARAVQQTKGGRLGEILRSQNQITEVQLLTALGRQFGAEVVTHIDASDTVELCRQIPIQFLKKHSMVPFRVDGECRLAVNDPLNFQAMDDLVRFLGWHDFRFVLALKAVIVSAINAVYEDRGDAADQVIRDMRDDDTAHILSEIEAASDLLEDTSDAPTVKFVNLMLSQAVRSGASDVHLEPFQRDFKVRYRIDGILYDMFSPPKHIQSAIISRIKIMANLDIAEKRLPQDGRIEIRIADKNVDLRVSTIPISFGERVVLRLLDKSTVLLKLVSLGMPPDLLGRFNSLIHQSHGIVLVTGPTGSGKTTTLYAALATISKPDINILTIEDPVEYRFDGIGQMQVNVKSGLTFAQGLRSLVRQDPDVIMIGEIRDLETAKIAIQSALTGHLVFSTLHTNDSASAVTRLHDMGIEPFLISSAVNAILAQRLVRVLCPVCKEPYTPEQQVLDSIGMIDSETAPMLYREKGCPACLQTGYKGRCGIYELMTLDEELKSLILTTADANAIKQRAMTQGMRSLLHDGGQKALAGITTIEEVFRVTQQ
- a CDS encoding transposase, translated to MTNYRRNRVPGGTYFFTVAIADRRCDLLARHAEHFKAVFREEQQRAFFINLALALLPDHLHAVWQLPEGDSDYSSRWRRIKAGFTRLFPSGERVSSSRAARGERGIWQRRFWEHTIQDQDDLQRHLDYVHWNPVKHGLVSQVVDWPHSTFHAYVERGIYPADWGGRDIGGDFGE
- the gspD gene encoding type II secretion system protein GspD → MLVLTRYSLFWLLKSVLRTLVAMIVLLMLAVPSQAEQPKSESQDKITMDFHDADITMVIKFISELIGKNIIIDKAVKGNVTIMSPTPVSVGEAYKVFESVLDVHGFAAVRSGDIIKIVPAVQAHSMDVETRFSPSADHDDRMVTQVVPLQYADPEDLKRVFSPLVSKSSIIVAYSPTNTLIVTDVLSNINRLLDIVKIIDAPGLAKRLEVLSLRHASAGHLVKVLGPLFQSVARDPKSQGPSSPVSIMADERTNSLMVLATKEDIEMVKEMVATLDQELPRGEGDIHVYYLQNAKAEELAKELTSLPGDAPAKGDKIESPREPSLSSDIRIQADMATNSLIITAKKADYLVLEDVIKKLDIPRKMVYIEALIMEVNVSKDLRIGMETRGGADFNDGKAASFGGFGSLTDYANLNGLTTKGLPGGFSLGVLGREISINGKNFLSLGAVFQALKSDSDVEIISAPQLLTTDNHEAQIKVGENVPYLTTEETSINAATTDRVFNNYEYRDVGVTMKITPQINQEGVVRLNLFQEVIKLKSGSETYRPTTLKRSAETTVMVRDKNTIVIGGIIGEDTDNGISKVPGLGDVPIVGWLFKGKKQISNKTNLFIFITPYIIENPADAEKIFRERREHMDGLSESGATGSTDLTNRRILTPGLRYNSANEGAGSPDLSDEQRRSCRRLTDRGYRAIRDGDFYAAEKYIKDALALAPEDPFALINMGVIHESRGEWLDAAKRYEQAIPKGRGETAGVSTEQELQGLRLSEIARRNMEKLEARLPADPNRQSAPGAVVSSGSQ
- a CDS encoding PDZ domain-containing protein produces the protein MQLPLPWQRLLKTIDIVALTIVAYLCAGLWWQIVESRLALSRSGLVSGLASVLPAQFSFSSPTRDLGVILQRDLFKTGSLSASFSEQEQIDALAVTSLNLQLLGTVAVAENDDRVEPWAVILDKSSGQQNVYRQGDTVAQATIRKILRGKVVLGVQGRDEVLAMDVNPGKGAVIRGDSSSGNRIEINRQELQGAMANMSSILSQVQVKPVTGDNGEASGFALDHIVGGSLFDKIGLQNGDVIQGADGKAVTSPEDAFAIYQGLKNQPSVSLTIIRNGKPETVSVQIR
- the gspN gene encoding type II secretion system protein GspN, translating into MKVSVETSAGWSARSFVKAMVYGLYFLAATAFFVWLRLPEATLKEAIERALHEQAPQFAWRVATVSVQLPVTGIFTGIEVFSSREHEPPAVVIDRLSVTPRFMSLLTGSYVVDYTANLLQGEVLGSVSLSEGSAAVVTVTGDHRDMKLSSGPRPMILLGREVSGTVSGSFRYQGRTDRLEGEGEISMALLSGGVSLTQPLFGMTQVDIDQSQFELVLQGTELTIAKGSFRSKDFMGEVLGTVSLATVLPESSLNLEGWCELFPSFFVNQRLTGGVQDFVKQRSKEGKIPFLLNGLVAVPQFSLK